The following proteins are co-located in the Triticum aestivum cultivar Chinese Spring chromosome 1A, IWGSC CS RefSeq v2.1, whole genome shotgun sequence genome:
- the LOC123151745 gene encoding uncharacterized protein, with translation MSPVQSGTTKAQKQRRILPSARFQPAKEIPACRQRSRLSPLPASQPAARGGGGESGSTMMWGIAAAVASAAAVAVASGAELLACDRAPTPPTAAAVVVGRCDGFLFRQRESSSSSGRDDRFAPRFDGLRFVETLVTAHR, from the exons ATGAGCCCTGTGCAGTCCGGAACTACAAAAGCCCAGAAGCAAAGACGAATCTTGCCGTCGGCACGGTTCCAGCCCGCCAAAGAGATTCCAGCGTGCCGCCAGCGTTCACGCCTCTCTCCCCTCCCCGCCAGCCAGCCAgccgccagaggaggaggaggggaaagTGGATCGACGATGATGTGGGGAATAGCAGCCGCCGTGGCGTCCGCGGCCGCCGTCGCCGTGGCCTCCGGCGCGGAGCTCCTCGCGTGCGACCGCGCCCcgacgccgccgaccgccgccgcggtCGTCGTCGGCAGATGCGACGGGTTCCTCTTCCGACAGCGG GAATCCTCGTCGTCGAGCGGCCGGGACGACAGGTTCGCGCCGAGGTTCGACGGGCTGCGGTTCGTCGAGACGCTCGTCACGGCGCACCGCTGA